A genomic segment from Streptomyces sp. NBC_00654 encodes:
- a CDS encoding NDP-hexose 2,3-dehydratase family protein: MTPEACGAEDFLASAMVPGSPLTPDASAFLEERHRSATYEVERVPLAALPQWRLGERLGHVSGRFFGVEGLSVRTDFGPVPQWCQPIIVQPEIGILGILAKRFDGVLHFLMQAKMEPGNSAFVQYAATVQATPSNYQRVHGGRSTPYLDYFMEGTRRRVLFDQLLSEHASWYLFKRNRNMIVEVREDEEVPVEEDFAWLTLGQLRDQLGLGNRVNMNARTVLSGISYGVPGSGRPSPESLSGGFRSAVLESHRTPGPAADLSGVSTWLIDQKARFSLDARRIGLREMDGWICDDDSIRHRDGRHFEIIGVSVRATSREVGAWWQPMLEPCAGNVVALICQRRAGVLRFLAQAMVQPGLTDRLELGPSIQFVPGAYRGPQDHPLLTEYLEAPESWIRLRTVQSEDGGRFSRADTLHVVIQLPEDHEIEVPGNYRWMTLGLLNRMNRLGYHLNVEVRSLAACLL, from the coding sequence CCCCCCTCACCCCTGATGCGAGTGCCTTCCTCGAAGAAAGGCACCGGTCCGCTACGTACGAGGTGGAGCGGGTGCCGCTGGCCGCCCTCCCGCAATGGCGGCTGGGCGAGCGGCTCGGGCATGTGTCGGGCCGGTTCTTCGGGGTCGAGGGACTGTCCGTACGTACGGACTTCGGGCCTGTTCCGCAGTGGTGCCAGCCGATCATCGTCCAGCCCGAGATCGGCATCCTGGGAATCCTCGCCAAGCGTTTCGACGGTGTGCTGCATTTCCTCATGCAGGCGAAGATGGAGCCCGGCAACAGCGCGTTCGTCCAGTACGCGGCGACGGTCCAGGCGACACCGAGCAACTACCAGCGTGTGCACGGCGGCAGGTCCACCCCGTACTTGGACTACTTCATGGAGGGCACGCGACGCCGTGTGCTCTTCGACCAGCTGCTGTCCGAGCATGCCTCCTGGTACCTGTTCAAGAGGAACCGGAACATGATCGTCGAAGTGCGTGAGGACGAGGAGGTGCCGGTCGAGGAGGATTTCGCCTGGCTCACCCTGGGGCAGCTGCGCGATCAGCTCGGACTCGGCAATCGCGTCAACATGAACGCCCGTACGGTACTTTCCGGAATCTCCTACGGAGTTCCCGGGAGCGGCCGGCCTTCTCCGGAGTCGCTGTCCGGCGGGTTCCGCTCCGCCGTGCTGGAGTCGCACCGGACGCCGGGCCCGGCCGCCGACCTCTCCGGTGTCTCGACCTGGCTCATCGACCAGAAGGCGAGGTTCAGCCTCGACGCCAGACGGATCGGTCTGCGGGAGATGGACGGGTGGATCTGCGACGACGACAGCATCCGCCATCGCGACGGCCGCCATTTCGAGATCATCGGCGTGTCGGTCAGGGCGACCAGCCGTGAGGTCGGCGCGTGGTGGCAGCCGATGCTCGAACCGTGCGCCGGCAATGTCGTGGCCCTGATCTGCCAGCGGCGTGCCGGGGTGCTGCGGTTCCTCGCCCAGGCCATGGTGCAGCCGGGTCTGACGGACCGGCTCGAACTCGGACCGTCGATACAGTTCGTCCCCGGCGCGTACCGCGGGCCGCAGGACCACCCGCTGCTGACCGAGTATCTCGAAGCACCTGAGTCCTGGATCCGGCTGCGGACCGTCCAGTCGGAGGACGGCGGCCGCTTCTCCCGGGCGGACACCCTGCACGTCGTGATCCAGCTTCCCGAGGATCACGAGATCGAGGTCCCGGGCAACTACCGGTGGATGACCCTCGGTCTGCTCAACCGCATGAACCGGCTCGGGTACCACCTCAACGTCGAGGTGCGAAGCCTGGCCGCATGTCTTCTGTGA